A single window of Rhodamnia argentea isolate NSW1041297 chromosome 5, ASM2092103v1, whole genome shotgun sequence DNA harbors:
- the LOC125315063 gene encoding uncharacterized protein LOC125315063 — MVIAGKNEFDQYVTVHPTHEKYLNKMIDMYEEMALVVGRDMATGSFAKQFKDIDVTEVDSSPVDLGDDFDELMKGSKTSSSTVPSEKRSHKRRRCSDMDDKYATLSTQIGEMASAMKSLNQTAAQYHKISNEVMKAEYSKLYNEVMKVDGHDELTLGSVFDYLVDNEKIANAFMVKNANLQKAWIDKFVSNGGHK; from the exons ATGGTCATAGCTGggaaaaatgaatttgatcaatatgtgacg GTTCATCCTACTCATGAAAAATATCTAAACAAGATGATTGATATGTATGAGGAGATGGCACTAGTGGTTGGGAGAGATATGGCCACCGGAAGCTTTGCTAAGCAGTTCAAAGATATTGATGTAACAGAAGTTGACTCCTCTCCTGTTGATTTAGGCGATGATTTCGATGAGTTGATGAAGGGGTCAAAAACATCTTCATCTACCGTGCCTTCGGAAAAGAGATCTCACAAAAGACGAAGATGTTCCGACATGGATGATAAGTATGCTACACTCTCAACACAAATTGGAGAGATGGCATCGGCAATGAAGTCATTAAATCAAACCGCTGCCCAATACCATAAAATCTCCAATGAGGTGATGAAAGCTGAATACTCTAAACTCTACAATGAGGTGATGAAAGTGGATGGACATGATGAACTTACCCTTGGATCGGTATTTGACTATCTAGTAGAtaatgaaaaaattgcaaatgcaTTCATGGTGAAAAATGCGAATCTTCAGAAAGCGTGGATTGACAAATTTGTAAGCAATGGAGGACACAAGTAG
- the LOC115731731 gene encoding uncharacterized protein LOC115731731 isoform X2, translating into MKEPSNSTPPEISNSRRFYPYFKDCIGAIDGTHVRASVPLEIQGRFRGRKDGTTQNVLAAVTFDLRFSYVLAGWEGTAHDSRVLADALSKPDGLNIPRVIMKGKGKANDEKVKQFRWSKPMERVLLEILADEASKGNKPSSIFKPSSIARVVDTINERFGVVVNPTTSRTI; encoded by the exons ATGAAAGAACCGAGCAATTCCACTCCTCCCGAGATAAGTAATAGTCGAAGattttatccatattttaag GATTGTATCGGAGCAATAGATGGAACTCATGTACGTGCATCGgttcctcttgaaattcaagGAAGATTTCGTGGTCGGAAGGATGGAACAACGCAAAATGTATTAGCTGCTGTTAcatttgatttgagattttcttaTGTATTAGCTGGTTGGGAGGGCACTGCACATGATTCACGTGTTTTAGCTGATGCACTTTCTAAACCGGATGGATTGAACATTCCTAGAG TTATCATGAAGGGTAAAGGTAAGGCTAATGATGAGAAGGTCAAGCAATTTAGGTGGTCTAAGCCTATGGAACGTGTTCTACTTGAAATTCTTGCCGATGAAGCTAGTAAAGGAAACAAGCCTTCGAGCATTTTCAAACCATCTTCAATTGCTCGAGTTGTTGATACAATAAATGAGAGATTCGGGGTGGTTGTGAACCCGACCACGTCGAGAACCATTTGA
- the LOC115726610 gene encoding F-box/LRR-repeat protein At1g06630-like: protein MAENSEGRVDTLDSVLAILYLPQPIIQKIMSCLPPRVATQTSILSKDWNHAFNTLPALEFDEETFGSKDVGGYDADIMTQQVESRGAQVDRHCLKAQSPLSRIVNYPDRRCNDHKCPDLVSDTVSVLHVSHLRMQGVKTRLPRLEELVLHKVGESQDVLSELMLSCPALQRVELIGCSSFTDLLICGPKLENFEASGVLQINSFTISAPNLKSFSFTSAYTIGSPEGALSTLQVHGAQNLRELTLDLCMVGIRTVKEAVSRLRLLETLRLKGSQSAVRIRITHKNLKDLVLTKFDSLRRVKLQTPNLVSFQYDGLNILVIGPRDSTRLANARLEVDFRLRTKRSYLKAAKFLRHWFFRKKSEVKCFLHCAVSSI, encoded by the exons ATGGCGGAGAATTCTGAGGGCCGCGTTGATACATTGGACTCCGTCCTGGCCATCCTTTACTTGCCTCAACCGATAATTCAGAAAATCATGTCGTGTTTACCTCCAAGGGTCGCAACACAAACCAGCATCCTGTCCAAGGACTGGAACCACGCCTTTAACACTCTCCCGGCTCTAGAGTTCGACGAGGAAACCTTTGGGAGCAAGGATGTCGGCGGGTACGATGCCGACATCATGAC GCAACAGGTTGAATCCCGTGGTGCCCAAGTGGATCGACATTGCCTCAAGGCTCAATCTCCGCTCAGCCGCATAGTCAACTATCCCGACAGAAGATGCAACGATCACAAGTGCCCCGATTTGGTCTCCGACACCGTCTCCGTCCTCCACGTGAGCCATCTCCGCATGCAGGGGGTCAAGACGAGGCTGCCTCGCTTAGAAGAACTGGTCCTACACAAAGTCGGCGAGAGCCAGGACGTCTTGAGCGAGCTAATGCTAAGTTGCCCTGCACTCCAGCGAGTGGAGCTGATTGGGTGCTCCAGCTTCACGGACCTCCTCATTTGCGGACCAAAACTCGAGAATTTTGAGGCGTCCGGCGTGCTTCAGATCAATAGCTTCACGATTTCAGCCCCGAACCTCAAGTCCTTCAGCTTCACATCCGCATACACTATAGGCTCACCGGAGGGGGCGTTGTCGACTCTCCAAGTACATGGCGCTCAAAACCTGAGGGAGCTTACATTGGATTTGTGTATGGTCGGAATCAGGACGGTCAAAGAAGCTGTTTCTCGGCTTCGTCTGCTGGAGACTTTGAGGCTCAAGGGGAGTCAGTCCGCCGTTCGCATCAGGATAACTCACAAGAATCTCAAGGACCTCGTCTTGACTAAATTCGACTCCCTGAGAAGAGTGAAGCTCCAAACTCCTAATCTAGTTTCGTTCCAGTACGACGGCCTCAACATCCTGGTCATCGGTCCACGAGATTCGACTAGATTGGCAAATGCGAGACTAGAGGTGGATTTCAGACTCCGCACGAAGAGGAGCTATCTCAAGGCGGCCAAGTTCCTAAG GCATTGGTTCTTCCGGAAGAAATCAGAAGTAAAGTGCTTCCTCCACTGCGCAGTGTCAAGCATCTGA
- the LOC115731731 gene encoding protein ALP1-like isoform X1, protein MKEPSNSTPPEISNSRRFYPYFKDCIGAIDGTHVRASVPLEIQGRFRGRKDGTTQNVLAAVTFDLRFSYVLAGWEGTAHDSRVLADALSKPDGLNIPRGKYYLADAGYGIQNGIISPYRGVRYHLKEFGDRAPENEKELFNLRHSSLRTTVERAFGVLKKRFRVLDSEPFWSFGTQVDVVLACCIMHNFIMGFDPNDSIMEEMNRQVESQRENARVQLSQREEKEENRIWTAKRDRIAHAMWINYQNMRRSQ, encoded by the exons ATGAAAGAACCGAGCAATTCCACTCCTCCCGAGATAAGTAATAGTCGAAGattttatccatattttaag GATTGTATCGGAGCAATAGATGGAACTCATGTACGTGCATCGgttcctcttgaaattcaagGAAGATTTCGTGGTCGGAAGGATGGAACAACGCAAAATGTATTAGCTGCTGTTAcatttgatttgagattttcttaTGTATTAGCTGGTTGGGAGGGCACTGCACATGATTCACGTGTTTTAGCTGATGCACTTTCTAAACCGGATGGATTGAACATTCCTAGAG GAAAATATTATCTTGCTGATGCTGGTTATGGAATCCAAAATGGCATTATCTCTCCCTATCGCGGTGTTAGATACCATTTGAAGGAGTTCGGTGATCGCGCACCTGAAAATGAGAAGGAACTATTCAATCTGCGCCATTCATCTCTAAGAACTACCGTCGAAAGAGCGTTTGGAGTCTTAAAGAAGCGTTTTCGAGTTTTGGATTCTGAACCTTTTTGGTCATTTGGAACACAGGTCGATGTTGTCTTAGCATGTTGTATCATGCACAATTTTATTATGGGATTTGATCCCAACGACTCTATCATGGAAGAGATGAATAGGCAAGTGGAATCTCAAAGAGAAAATGCAAGAGTCCAACTTTctcaaagagaggaaaaagaggaaaataggaTATGGACAGCAAAAAGGGATAGGATTGCGCATGCAATGTGgattaattatcaaaatatgaGAAGAAGCCAAtag